One Scophthalmus maximus strain ysfricsl-2021 chromosome 1, ASM2237912v1, whole genome shotgun sequence genomic region harbors:
- the LOC118309655 gene encoding homeobox protein engrailed-1-B-like isoform X1, which yields MEERKEPSGGRDSTEEESMSLSPNLPSPPLALPHAAAQQAHRTTNFFIDNILRPDFGCRKEAGCRQTPGRENVNPLGPRPPAHTGSLCLDSNCSSDSASSSPCSSSSSASSPSSKQNSSSQQGEAAGGGGGTGRYGADSPAAIRVLSGGKGASAPASKESQPMLWPAWVYCTRYSDRPSSVSTPGPRTRKLKKKKSSKEDKRPRTAFTAEQLQRLKTEFQANRYITEQRRQSLAQELNLNESQIKIWFQNKRAKIKKATGYKNGLALQLMAQGLYNHSTTTVQEEKEDSE from the exons ATGGAGGAGCGCAAGGAGCCGAGCGGCGGCCGGGACTCGACCGAGGAGGAGAGCATGTCGCTGTCGCCCAACCTGCCGTCCCCGCCCCTCGCGCTGCCCCACGCCGCCGCGCAGCAGGCGCACAGAACCACCAACTTCTTCATCGACAACATCCTGCGGCCGGACTTCGGCTGCCGGAAGGAGGCGGGCTGCCGCCAGACGCCGGGCCGCGAGAACGTCAACCCGCTGGGGCCGCGGCCGCCGGCGCACACCGGCAGCCTGTGCCTGGACTCGAACTGCAGCAGCGACAGCGCGTCGTCGTCGCCCTGCTCCTCGTCGTCCAGCGCCTCGTCGCCCTCGTCCAAGCAGAACTCGTCGTCGCAGCAGGGCgaggcggcgggcggcggcggcggcacggGCCGGTACGGCGCGGACAGCCCCGCGGCCATCAGGGTCCTGAGCGGCGGCAAAGGAGCGTCCGCGCCCGCCTCGAAGGAGAGCCAGCCGATGCTGTGGCCCGCGTGGGTTTACTGCACCCGGTACTCGGACCGGCCCTCATCTG TTTCCACGCCAGGCCCAAGGACACggaaactgaaaaagaagaagagcagcaagGAGGACAAGCGGCCGCGGACAGCGTTCACGgccgagcagctgcagagactGAAAACAGAGTTCCAGGCCAACCGCTACATCACGGAGCAGCGGAGACAGTCGCTGGCGCAGGAGCTCAACCTGAACGAGTCGCAGATTaaaatctggttccagaacaAGAGGGCCAAGATTAAAAAGGCCACCGGCTACAAGAACGGCCTGGCGCTGCAGCTCATGGCTCAAGGACTTTACAACCATTCGACCACCAcggtgcaggaggagaaggaggacagTGAATGA
- the LOC118309655 gene encoding homeobox protein engrailed-1-B-like isoform X2 — MEERKEPSGGRDSTEEESMSLSPNLPSPPLALPHAAAQQAHRTTNFFIDNILRPDFGCRKEAGCRQTPGRENVNPLGPRPPAHTGSLCLDSNCSSDSASSSPCSSSSSASSPSSKQNSSSQQGEAAGGGGGTGRYGADSPAAIRVLSGGKGASAPASKESQPMLWPAWVYCTRYSDRPSSGPRTRKLKKKKSSKEDKRPRTAFTAEQLQRLKTEFQANRYITEQRRQSLAQELNLNESQIKIWFQNKRAKIKKATGYKNGLALQLMAQGLYNHSTTTVQEEKEDSE, encoded by the exons ATGGAGGAGCGCAAGGAGCCGAGCGGCGGCCGGGACTCGACCGAGGAGGAGAGCATGTCGCTGTCGCCCAACCTGCCGTCCCCGCCCCTCGCGCTGCCCCACGCCGCCGCGCAGCAGGCGCACAGAACCACCAACTTCTTCATCGACAACATCCTGCGGCCGGACTTCGGCTGCCGGAAGGAGGCGGGCTGCCGCCAGACGCCGGGCCGCGAGAACGTCAACCCGCTGGGGCCGCGGCCGCCGGCGCACACCGGCAGCCTGTGCCTGGACTCGAACTGCAGCAGCGACAGCGCGTCGTCGTCGCCCTGCTCCTCGTCGTCCAGCGCCTCGTCGCCCTCGTCCAAGCAGAACTCGTCGTCGCAGCAGGGCgaggcggcgggcggcggcggcggcacggGCCGGTACGGCGCGGACAGCCCCGCGGCCATCAGGGTCCTGAGCGGCGGCAAAGGAGCGTCCGCGCCCGCCTCGAAGGAGAGCCAGCCGATGCTGTGGCCCGCGTGGGTTTACTGCACCCGGTACTCGGACCGGCCCTCATCTG GCCCAAGGACACggaaactgaaaaagaagaagagcagcaagGAGGACAAGCGGCCGCGGACAGCGTTCACGgccgagcagctgcagagactGAAAACAGAGTTCCAGGCCAACCGCTACATCACGGAGCAGCGGAGACAGTCGCTGGCGCAGGAGCTCAACCTGAACGAGTCGCAGATTaaaatctggttccagaacaAGAGGGCCAAGATTAAAAAGGCCACCGGCTACAAGAACGGCCTGGCGCTGCAGCTCATGGCTCAAGGACTTTACAACCATTCGACCACCAcggtgcaggaggagaaggaggacagTGAATGA